A genomic region of Plasmodium falciparum 3D7 genome assembly, chromosome: 11 contains the following coding sequences:
- a CDS encoding DDRGK domain-containing protein, putative, with amino-acid sequence MNKFFQILEYFKIELSINFSITFIFINILLVFFSTFLYRNIKKVNDPDSYKTSYERKEKDSTFDEEENFDILNIFSNDPKSVENIYELENDIYNKSEESSICSNHNKNLDEKTYKINKKKVTIYLKLNEGLENIKQELHIIDRELKNILQKEENLQLINEEENIIIEKTKSDKYDEKENKSNDNILSKKHDDENINKSDIRNTLDSELKKKYELCKENNQLLENHHNNDNNQEDNNICEIEKQDYNNYNSDNKNHNDIFNYNYEDISLEKDKNIHHTKEITKNDTLCNTLDSIKNNRPTEEKTKNFNYNETNIYEENKKLKDSIVNSKNGENFLLKNNEQNINNNIINVNQKQSSDHKKESFKIDTKKNDQIEQNYQNGKNEKNEENEKNGMNEQNGKNEQNGKNEQNGKNEQNEQNDQIEQNYQNDPNDQNDQNDQNEKNDQNEKNDQNKKNEQNIGPKKTNEISYDSININISNNQNPKLSNVFVEDIKRILPISNNNLENSITTIKNIDDPSNSTKQELQNSDYENMHANKKIENGKESFICDITSNTNITRNSMDIPNIMDRKKSEYDKEVDNVSIKKKSYINHNMQRENTREDPSNNMDYTNKSTSDSNDIENENKMERCTNILGLDKRETVIKINDINKDNKHTNGIKCEDKRKSTSIHMEDINNSTNYLNNKEYNSKGENNNNILGDDKRESTFKIYDIQKSEYNSNDLQYDNKRERTSINLDNGNKNNVDINNYINVDDTKERISINLDNVNKNNVDINNYINDDNTKERTSINLDNGNKNNVDINNYINDDNTKERTSINLDNGNKNNVDINNYINDDNTKERTSINLDNGNKNNVDINNYINVDNTKERTSINLDNGNKKNVDINNYINDDNTKERTSINLDNGNKNNVDINNCINVEDKRERYSHILNINKRESIIKINDMKKTKSDSNDIKINDNRTEMYSNIFEINEKERTSIKVDTVKENKSDSNDIENGNKIERHSNVLYINPTKFDPIKINDINKKGERYYDNIENEDKREIYTNNDEYMDKRESNTNHIYINKKESYLENAKDVIKKESPLNNVEDTKKEESYSKNIENANKEEYESNEETYVNKMEEDSNDIEDISNRKYEYKEGQYLNKGEKYINNIDNVSIKESYYNKREKESIEISNLNKRESCTSNINNFRIRENQSNMVEYENKRKSDNIEINNLNKADIYVNSIKNVSKRNSSYNKKERDSKKDRDSVYDENRRKSSAYQINDIYNIRDKSKEKIDMDTIQDMNKRKSYVDNIHITNKKYSDINNAEDVIREKKYEDYNISVMYNMHNKRDQRKESNINIYNDNNMRRSTINKINDENSMHNVKNEIKNIDNNNNVDKINVNKSNTDKIYMDKIYMDKIYMDKRYMDKRYMDKRYMNKRYMDKIYMDKIYMDKIYMDKIYMDNEYMTDNIIKKNDKYNNNNNNNNSDVVEYVNERKHTSLINEHYLYERKSNVDKMKDINKGENDILYDVYNNSEKKNTKSSLYRNPEIITQGGNDNINNMNEHISSLNKVYRISNKKSNNNYKGQDYTYIVNENSGRNSSMYNNINNSDNMNKKECDFINDKENINKRISEIYDLRQINHNESNIENMENIKNMENIKNMENIKNMENIEHIKNMENMEHIKNIQNIEHIKNIENIQNIQNMEHIKNIESIQNIQNMEHIQNIENIQNIENIQNIENIKTIENIKKNIENINNKGSLMVNSNNINENIKKESDIYKIECDDDHMCDVTKIKGVDKQMSDTHKIKYDDNEKNNENKRKSGINKVFDIIKRTMDSYNIYNLSKCKIDEDNIYMLNEKKKNNINNMNKRKSENTYNINEREKDDMNRRMTENTYNLNKEKNLSVHNIKNIQPYNINNNIYEKTNDTIDNLNETGKNNTNDISIKGSDKNKEYKFYDNENKDNINMIIRDTINMSNLNNNISDNMQMAIHKEEKNIHKMNRKITYTNNLYNINESKTEYTININEQEEKSDFINNDNIKMDNEDKLYNCNERNNHIHKENKRNDIKYDNFKKDNIRKNMDNTKNIENMNNIDNMDNTKHIENVNNMKNIENVNNINNIDNMDNKKHIENVNNMKNIENVNNINNIDNMDNKKHIENINNMKNMENMNNINNIENMNNMKNIENMNNMKNIENMNNINNIENINNMKNIQNINNIENMDNMNNTKYIENMDNMNNIENMNNINNYNKIYDVNIINNKNYDSTYNELYEKDNQEENKNICNDKLDNSINEKTKYMKTLREYFVKSEKEIEDQKKNNMNDMYTRREEEKIKDNEDWKLYDFKNLKEKYKFQMNMKDSEINQLQNNLIDEFKELNEVSKLKNNLKGKTYNSNIGEEMLEENKEKQHGNYVGEYFDRNDMILKERIFEYAKHKTSIDMLKHPDDIKRNSKDLKKWKSQVITKKYADDWLSSDVLLSCFLNFIKLKKYVNITELSVKFQTTTDDIREKLEELEEQDMINGVLDEKGNYIYLSQEEINKLCFEIQSKGKVNTHDDFVKICNKVISLSVNDKDMEKLKEEEEKIIKAKTEIF; translated from the exons atgaataaatttttccaaatattagaatattttaaaattgaaTTGTCTATTAATTTTAgtataacatttatatttataaatatattactagTTTTCTTctctacatttttatatag aaatattaaaaaggttAATGATCCAGATTCGTACAAAACTTCATACGAAAGAAAAGAGAAAGATTCAACTTTTGATGAGGAAGAAAATTTTGATATTCtcaatatattttcaaatgATCCAAAATCTGTAGAAAATATTTACGAAttagaaaatgatatatataacaaaagtGAGGAGAGTAGTATCTGCagtaatcataataaaaacCTTGATGAAAAgacttataaaataaataaaaaaaaagttacaatatatttaaaactaAATGAAGGcttagaaaatattaaacaaGAATTACATATAATAGATAGAGaactaaaaaatattttacagaaagaagaaaatttaCAACttataaatgaagaagaaaatataataattgaaAAAACAAAGAGTGAcaaatatgatgaaaaggaaaataaatcaaatgaTAACATATTAAGTAAAAAacatgatgatgaaaatatcaACAAATCTGATATAAGAAATACCTTGGATAGtgaacttaaaaaaaaatatgaattgtgtaaggaaaataatcaattattagaaaatcatcataataatgataataatcaggaggataataatatttgcgAAATTGAAAAACAGGAttacaataattataatagcgATAATAAGAATCATaatgatatttttaattacaattatgaagatatatcattagaaaaagataaaaatattcatcaCACCAaagaaataacaaaaaatgatACATTATGTAATACTTTGGatagtataaaaaataatcgaCCTAcagaagaaaaaacaaaaaattttaattataatgaaaccAATATTTATGAAGAGAATAAAAAGTTAAAAGATAGTATTGTTAACTCAAAAAATGGAGAAAATTTTTTACTTAAAAATAacgaacaaaatataaataataatatcattaatGTTAATCAAAAACAAAGTTCTGATCATAAAAAGGAATCATTTAAAAtagatacaaaaaaaaatgaccAGATTGAGCAAAATTATCAGaatggaaaaaatgaaaaaaatgaagaaaatgaaaaaaatggaatgaatgaacaaaatggaaagaatgaacaaaatggaaagaatgaacaaaatggaaagaatgaacaaaatgaacaaaatgacCAGATTGAGCAAAATTATCAGAATGACCCGAATGACCAGAATGATCAGAATGACCAGAATGAAAAGAATGACCAGAATGAAAAGAATGACcagaataaaaagaatgaacaaaatattgGACCTAAAAAAACTAATGAAATATCTTATGattctataaatattaatatatccaATAATCAGAATCCAAAACTATCAAATGTTTTTGtagaagatataaaaagaatactACCTATTTCCAATAACAATTTAGAAAACTCTATAACTAccattaaaaatatagacgACCCTTCCAATAGTACGAAACAAGAGTTACAAAACAGtgattatgaaaatatgcacgcaaataaaaaaattgaaaatggAAAAGAAAGTTTCATATGTGATATTACAtctaatacaaatataacaaGAAATTCTATGGACATACCTAATATAATGGacagaaaaaaaagtgaATATGATAAGGAGGTGGATAATgtaagtataaaaaaaaaaagttacaTAAATCATAATATGCAAAGGGAAAATACAAGGGAAGATCCTTCTAACAATATGGATTATACGAACAAAAGTACGAGTGATTCTAATGATATAGAAAATGAGAATAAAATGGAAAGATGCACAAATATTTTAGGTTTAGATAAAAGAGAAActgttattaaaataaatgacaTTAACAAAGATAATAAACATACTAATGGTATTAAATGTGAGGATAAAAGGAAAAGTACTTCTATTCATATGGAAGATATAAACAATAGTACAAATTatcttaataataaagaatataatagtaaaggggaaaataataacaatattttaGGTGATGATAAAAGAGAAAgtacttttaaaatatatgatatacaaAAAAGTGAGTATAATTCGAATGATTtacaatatgataataaaagggAAAGAACTTCTATTAACCTGGATAATGGgaacaaaaataatgttgatattaataattatataaatgttgaTGATACAAAGGAAAGGATTTCTATTAATCTGGATAATGTgaacaaaaataatgttgatattaataattatataaatgatgataatacaaaGGAAAGGACTTCTATTAATCTGGATAATGGgaacaaaaataatgttgatattaataattatataaatgatgataatacaaaGGAAAGGACTTCTATTAATCTGGATAATGGgaacaaaaataatgttgatattaataattatataaatgatgataatacaaaGGAAAGGACTTCTATTAATCTGGATAATGGgaacaaaaataatgttgatattaataattatataaatgttgaTAATACAAAGGAAAGGACTTCTATTAATCTCGATAATgggaacaaaaaaaatgttgatattaataattatataaatgatgataatacaaaGGAAAGGACTTCTATTAATCTGGATAATGGgaacaaaaataatgttgatattaataattgtaTAAATGTTGAGGATAAAAGGGAAAGATATTCCCATATTTTAAACATTAATAAAAGAGaaagtattattaaaattaatgatatgaaaaaaaCTAAGAGCGATTCTAAtgacataaaaataaatgataatagaACGGAGATGTATTCTAATATTTTCGAGATTAATGAAAAGGAAAGAACATCTATTAAAGTAGACACTgtgaaagaaaataaaagtgATAGTAATGATATAGAGAATggtaataaaatagaaaggCATTCCAacgttttatatattaatccaACAAAATTTGATcccataaaaataaatgatattaataagaaAGGAGAAAGATACTATGAcaatatagaaaatgaagaCAAAAGAGAAATTTATACTAATAATGACGAATATATGGATAAACGAGAAAGTAATACTaaccatatttatataaataaaaaggaaagtTATTTGGAAAATGCAAAAGATGTTATTAAAAAGGAAAGCCCTCTTAACAATGTTGAAGATACGAAAAAAGAGGAGAGTTAtagtaaaaatatagaaaatgcGAATAAGGAAGAATATGAATCAAACGAAGAAACATACGTAAATAAAATGGAAGAGGATTCTAACGATATAGAAGATATTAGTAATAGAAAATATGAGTATAAAGAAGgacaatatttaaataaaggaGAAAAATACATTAACAATATAGATAATGTTAGTATAAAGGAGagttattataataagaGAGAAAAAGAGAGTATTGAAATAagtaatttaaataaacGAGAAAGTTGCACtagtaatataaacaattttaGAATACGAGAAAATCAATCTAACATGGtagaatatgaaaataaaagaaaaagcgataatattgaaataaataatttgaataaagcagatatttatgttaacagtataaaaaatgttagtAAAAGAAATAGTTCTTATAATAAGAAGGAACGAGACAGTAAAAAAGATAGAGACAGTGTATATGATGAGAATAGAAGGAAAAGTAGTGCTTATCaaattaatgatatatataatataagagATAAAAGCAAAGAGAAAATTGACATGGATACTATTCAAGATATGAATAAAAGGAAAAGCTATGtagataatatacatattacaaataaaaaatatagtgatataaataatgcaGAAGATGTtataagagaaaaaaaatatgaagattataatataagtgttatgtataatatgCATAATAAGAGAGATCAAAGAAAAGAgagtaatattaatatatataatgataataatatgagaCGAAGTACTATTAATAAGATAAATGATGAGAACAGTATGCACaatgtaaaaaatgaaattaaaaatattgataataataacaatgtggataaaataaatgtgaataaaagtaatacggataaaatatacatggataaaatatacatggataaaatatacatggaTAAAAGATACATGGATAAAAGATACATGGATAAAAGATACATGAATAAAAGATACATggataaaatatacatggataaaatatacatggataaaatatacatggataaaatatacatggataatgaatatatgacagataatataattaaaaaaaatgataaatataataataataataataataataatagtgatgTTGTTGAATATGTAAATGAAAGAAAACACACATCTCTTATTAACgaacattatttatatgaaagaaAGAGTAACGTAGATAAAATGAAGGATATTAATAAAGGAGagaatgatatattatatgatgtatataataatagtgaaaaaaaaaacacaaaaagTAGTTTATATAGAAATCCTGAAATTATTACTCAAGGGggaaatgataatataaataatatgaatgaacaTATAAGTAGTTTAAATAAAGTTTATCGTattagtaataaaaaaagtaataataattataaaggacaagattatacatatatagtaAATGAAAATAGTGGAAGAAATAGTtctatgtataataatataaataattcagataatatgaataaaaaagaatgtgattttattaatgataaagaaaatataaataaacgaATAAGTGAAATATATGACTTACGTCAAATAAATCATAATGAAAGTAATATAGAGAAcatggaaaatataaaaaatatggaaaatataaaaaatatggaaaatataaaaaatatggaaaatatcgaacatataaaaaatatggaaaacatggaacatataaaaaatatacaaaacatcgaacatataaaaaatattgaaaatatacaaaatatacaaaacatggaacatataaaaaatattgaaagtatacaaaatatacaaaacatggaacatatacaaaatattgaaaatatacaaaatattgaaaatatacaaaatattgaaaatataaaaactatcgaaaatataaaaaaaaacatagaaaatataaataacaaagGTAGTTTAATGGTAaattctaataatattaatgaaaacataaaaaaagaaagtgatatttataaaattgaatGTGATGATGATCATATGTGTGATGTAACTAAAATTAAAGGTGTAGATAAACAAATGAGTGATAcacataaaattaaatatgatgataacgaaaaaaataatgagaaTAAAAGGAAAAGTGGTATAAATAAAGtttttgatattattaaaagaacaatggattcttataatatttataatttaagtaAATGTAAAATTGATGAagacaacatatatatgttgaatgagaaaaaaaaaaacaatataaataatatgaataaaaggaaaagtgaaaatacatataatataaatgaaagaGAAAAGGATGATATGAATAGAAGAATGACtgaaaatacatataatttgaataaagaaaaaaatttaagtgtacataatattaaaaatatacaaccatacaatataaataataatatatatgaaaaaacgAATGATACAATCgataatttaaatgaaacAGGAAAAAACAATACGAATGATATAAGTATAAAAGGAAGTGATAagaataaagaatataaattttatgataatgaaaataaagataatataaatatgataataagagATACAATTAATATGTCTAatctaaataataatataagtgaTAATATGCAAATGGCCATTCacaaggaagaaaaaaatatacataaaatgaatagaaaaataacatatacaaacaatttatataatataaatgaaagtAAAACTGAATatactattaatataaatgaacaagaagaaaaaagtgattttataaataatgacaatataaaaatggataATGAAGATAAACTATATAATTGTAACGAAAGAAACAATCATAtacataaagaaaataaaagaaacgATATTAAGtatgataattttaaaaaggataacataagaaaaaatatggataacacgaaaaatatagaaaatatgaacaatatagataatatggataatacgaaacatatagaaaatgtcaataatatgaaaaatatagaaaatgtgaataatataaacaatatagataatatggataataagaaacatatagaaaatgtcaataatatgaaaaatatagaaaatgtgaataatataaacaatatagataatatggataataagaaacatatagaaaatataaataatatgaaaaatatggaaaatatgaataatataaacaatatagaaaatatgaataatatgaaaaatatagaaaatatgaataatatgaaaaatatagaaaatatgaataatataaacaatatagaaaatattaataatatgaaaaatatacaaaatattaacaatatagaaaatatggataatatgaataatacgaaatatatagaaaatatggataatatgaacaatatagaaaatatgaataatataaataattataataaaatttatgatgttaatataattaataataaaaattatgacaGTACATATAATGAACTATACGAAAAAGACAAtcaagaagaaaataaaaatatatgcaaTGATAAATTAGATAATTCAATTAATgagaaaacaaaatatatgaaaacgTTAAGAGAATATTTTGTTAAGAgtgaaaaagaaatagaagatcaaaaaaaaaataatatgaatgatatgTATACAAGAAGAGaagaggaaaaaataaaagacaaTGAAGATTGGAAATTATATGATTTCAAAAACCTcaaggaaaaatataaatttcaaATGAATATGAAAGATAGTGAAATAAATcaattacaaaataatttaatagatgaatttaaagaattaaatgaagtatccaaattaaaaaataacttaaaaggaaaaacatACAATTCTAATATAGGAGAAGAAATGTTGGAagaaaataaggaaaaacAACATGGAAATTATGTAGGTGAATATTTTGATAGGAATGATATGATTTTAAAAGAGCGCATATTTGAATATGCCAAACATAAGACAAGCATAGATATGTTAAAG catcccgatgatataaaaagaaactCGAAGGACCTCAAAAAGTGGAAG tcTCAGGTCATAACTAAGAAATACGCGGATGACTGGCTCTCATCAGACGTCTTGTTATCTTGTTTTTTAaactttataaaattaaaaaaatatgttaatataacGGAATTATCAGTGAAATTTCAAACTACCACCGAC gaTATCAGGGAAAAGCTCGAGGAACTTGAAGAACAAGATATGATAAATGGGGTGTTAGATGAAAAaggaaattatatttatttatcacaagaagaaattaataaattatgtttTGAAATTCAGTCCAAAGGGAAAGTGAATACGCATGATGATTTTGTAAAAATTTGCAACAAGGTCATATCGTTAAGTGTTAATGataag gaCATGGAAAAGTTaaaggaagaagaagaaaaaataattaaagcTAAAAcagaaatattttaa
- a CDS encoding heat shock factor-binding protein 1, producing MNFNEMLKSNENNIRSDKFNNYCTSFNNSAMSLNSTKQNNISLLNNNNNNINVKVEPKAGEELEIYVENMLNELKTKMQSLSDNLLNKVDNMEKYLDELENTMMNYTTQNNLQ from the coding sequence aTGAATTTTAACGAAATGTTAAAGagtaatgaaaataatattaggaGTGACAAGTTCAATAATTATTGTACTTCGTTTAATAATTCCGCCATGTCCTTGAACTCtacaaaacaaaataacatatcattattaaataataacaataataatattaatgttaaAGTTGAACCTAAAGCAGGAGAAGAATTAGAAATTTATGTAGAAAACATGCTTAACGAATTAAAAACCAAAATGCAGAGCTTGTcagataatttattaaataaagttGACAATATGGAAAAATATTTAGACGAACTAGAAAATACTATGATGAACTATACAACTCAAAATAATTTACAGTAA
- a CDS encoding palmitoyltransferase DHHC3 codes for MNNHICAFRDDTRSKEADEFVRKNGFTLPLQIFQIMSFFIFIVIITLIFLMTAFNTDHILFSLFYIFFGTLIIIIFILTYVVTKTNPVDPLSFKYLNDMINEEEIKDLYQCDICGFVQPESKHCKVCNKCVSVFDHHCMWVNNCIGKKNYKYFVGLLSTLTLFNCFVFVFCIVYFIISLKHDLIKNRWKYFYGSYNDISFYILLSSLFILNGVVFVLVIQLFGLHIFLISKKMTTYEYILNTSHHSEAEGRNKIKTFFDWIIIDKKRSKRSQNLDQDMEKHEIERGEITLKNY; via the exons atgaataatcacATTTGTGCATTTAGAGATGATACACGATCAAAAGAAGCTGATGAATTTGTTCGAAAAAATGGGTTTACATTACCCTTGcaaatatttcaaataatgtccttttttatatttatcgtgataataacattaatatttcttatgaCAGCTTTTAATACAGATCACATAttattttcccttttttatatattttttggtaccttaataataataatttttatattaacatatgtAGTTACAAAAACAAATCCCGTAGATCCTTTATCATtcaaatatttaaatgatatgattaatgaagaagaaattaaAGACTTATATCAATGTGATATCTGTGGCTTTGTACAGCCAGAAAGTAAGCACTGTAAAGTCTGTAATAAATGTGTGTCTGTTTTTGATCATCATTGTATGTGGGTCAACAATTGTAtcggaaaaaaaaattacaa ATATTTTGTAGGATTGTTATCTACCTTAACCCTTTTtaattgttttgtttttgtattttgcatagtatattttattatatctctAAAACATGACCTCATAAAAAATAGATGGAAATAT ttCTATGGATCGTATAATGATATatccttttatattttattaagctctctttttatattaaatggaGTTGTTTTTGTTCTGGTTATACAACTTTTTGGGTTACACATTTTTTTGATATCCAAAAAAATGACAACCTATGAGTATATCCTTAATACATCTCACCac TCAGAAGCAGAAGGaaggaataaaataaaaacttttTTTGATTGGATTATTATAGATAAAAA ACGTTCGAAAAGATCTCAAAATTTGGACCAa gatATGGAAAAACACGAAATTGAAAGAGGAGAAAttacattaaaaaattattaa